One stretch of Argiope bruennichi chromosome 3, qqArgBrue1.1, whole genome shotgun sequence DNA includes these proteins:
- the LOC129962823 gene encoding uncharacterized protein LOC129962823, whose translation MGFQNLTAVSADTKFFVISTNETFHEISPFLVNKLILSHIGEVKNIKKLKSGDLLIEVANPSQAITLGKLTTLGDLKINVSVHRNLNFSRGVISQPGLKKHSESELVHELSDQKVCAARRINIKRDGKLIPTQHVILTFSTPELPKSIKAGYLRCPIKPYIPNPIRCFNCQKFGHSRHACKSPTICAKCSMPGHDSSDCISDDFKCKNCQGDHPAFSKSCPQWILEKEIQTTKVRKNISFAEARKLVTDRTPKPGLAYSSVLKQCAHCGFIANSNNTGKKSLQPAISSASTSSDNPLQIEKEPSTSMKTISVTSPSQKNKPQSLQQKLTFNIPNHKNNSNVKTPEPIKETKAAKRARLAALKKNKDLQNRTVSKDDFLKKTRKATKHSPNIDPPLNIHPSDDDILSTASETDILPSSPKSP comes from the coding sequence ATGGGCTTTCAAAATCTCACCGCTGTTTCCGCTGATACTAAGTTTTTTGTAATCTCAACTAATGAAACGTTTCATGAAATTTCTccatttcttgtaaataaactaATCCTATCACACATTGGAGaggtaaaaaacataaaaaagttgaAATCTGGTGACTTACTAATAGAAGTAGCAAATCCATCTCAAGCAATAACTCTTGGTAAACTAACAACATTAGGTGACCTAAAAATTAACGTCTCAGttcatagaaatttaaacttttcaagaGGAGTAATTTCTCAACCAGGTCTTAAAAAGCATTCTGAATCTGAGCTTGTACATGAGTTATCAGACCAAAAGGTTTGCGCAGCTCGACGAATTAATATCAAACGTGATGGCAAATTAATTCCCACACAGCATGTTATTCTCACCTTTTCTACTCCTGAGTTACCAAAATCCATTAAAGCAGGCTATTTGAGATGTCCGATAAAACCTTACATTCCTAACCCGATACGATGTTTCAATTGTCAAAAATTTGGTCATTCACGGCATGCCTGTAAGAGCCCAACAATATGTGCTAAATGCTCTATGCCCGGACATGATTCCTCTGACTGCATTTCTGAtgactttaaatgcaaaaattgtcaGGGAGATCATCCAGCATTTTCAAAATCTTGCCCTCAATGgattttagagaaagaaataCAAACAACAAAAGTTCGAAAAAACATCTCATTTGCCGAAGCTAGGAAACTAGTCACCGATCGCACCCCTAAACCAGGACTTGCTTATTCCTCCGTTTTAAAACAATGCGCACATTGTGGTTTCATAGCAAATTCAAATAATACAGGGAAAAAATCATTGCAACCAGCAATATCATCAGCTTCTACGTCTTCTGATAATCCTTTACAAATAGAAAAAGAGCCGTCAACTTCTATGAAAACAATTTCTGTAACATCACCTTCTCAGAAAAATAAACCCCAATCTCTTCAGCAAAAATTAACCTTTAATATACCAAATCACAAGAATAACTCCAATGTCAAAACACCAGAACCTATAAAAGAAACTAAGGCAGCCAAAAGAGCTCGTCTTGctgcattaaagaaaaataaagatttacaaaATCGAACTGTATCTAAAGatgattttttgaagaaaacgaGAAAGGCAACAAAACACTCACCAAATATTGACCCACCGCTTAATATTCATCCATCGGATGATGATATTCTGTCTACAGCTAGCGAGACAGATATTCTTCCATCTTCTCCAAAAAGTCCCTGA